The following coding sequences are from one Arthrobacter crystallopoietes window:
- a CDS encoding DUF1540 domain-containing protein produces the protein MTVTTSVADCSVTRCGFNDHEGCTAFAITVGGGEDHAACATFVDIGKHGGLPKVLAQVGACQRAECVHNESLLCNAPEVHVGPGADNADCLTYSHK, from the coding sequence GTGACTGTTACCACCAGTGTTGCCGACTGCAGCGTGACCCGCTGCGGGTTCAATGATCATGAAGGCTGTACCGCGTTTGCCATCACCGTCGGCGGAGGCGAAGACCATGCCGCCTGTGCAACGTTTGTTGACATCGGAAAGCATGGCGGCCTGCCCAAGGTTCTCGCCCAGGTGGGTGCGTGCCAGCGGGCGGAGTGCGTCCACAATGAAAGCCTGCTCTGCAACGCACCCGAAGTCCACGTCGGCCCCGGTGCAGACAACGCGGACTGCCTGACGTACTCACACAAGTAG
- a CDS encoding S8 family serine peptidase, translating into MGSLHPAARRWLAILAASATATAGMAFLGSPALAETEDDYIVVLKDSVADVEDVAADHQKEFDVDETSTYSEAISGYAASMTAANAEQLGNDPAVAYVALDRQFTLAAQKTPVSVTRTGADQSSAKAGDGAGSVDVNIAVIDTGVDATHPDLNVRGGVDCSSGSAVNVPAPVDVMGHGTSVAGVAAARDNDLGVVGMAPGAPIWSVRVLSDAGTISESSLICAYDWVTQTRTDNNADNDIAVANVSIAGPGTDDGACGSQSGDPMHAAICRSVEAGVTYVVAAGNGATDVAGVVPAAYDEVLTATAIGDFDGRPGGEASPVCLGQDVSAYANDDRPASFSNFATQGDDLEHTVAGPGVCVETTARGGGTASPHGTSFASPAVAGTVALCLNQGTCTGSVADVVDSFVDATEKYNNDNPDHGYEGDPQRPGSIYYGHLIRGSLF; encoded by the coding sequence ATGGGGAGTCTGCATCCAGCAGCGCGCCGGTGGCTGGCCATTCTGGCCGCATCGGCAACTGCTACGGCCGGAATGGCTTTTCTCGGATCGCCGGCACTGGCCGAGACCGAAGACGACTACATCGTCGTGCTAAAGGACTCCGTTGCCGATGTCGAGGACGTCGCGGCGGACCATCAGAAGGAATTCGACGTCGACGAGACCTCGACCTACAGCGAGGCCATCTCTGGCTACGCCGCGAGCATGACCGCTGCCAACGCCGAGCAACTGGGCAATGATCCGGCGGTGGCGTACGTCGCCTTGGACCGGCAGTTCACCCTCGCGGCGCAGAAGACGCCGGTCAGCGTGACGCGCACCGGGGCTGATCAGTCCAGTGCCAAAGCCGGCGACGGCGCGGGTTCCGTCGACGTGAACATTGCCGTCATCGACACCGGCGTCGATGCCACGCATCCGGACCTCAACGTCCGCGGCGGCGTCGACTGCAGCAGCGGCTCCGCGGTAAACGTGCCGGCGCCGGTGGATGTGATGGGCCACGGCACTTCGGTGGCCGGTGTGGCGGCGGCCCGCGACAATGATCTGGGCGTGGTGGGAATGGCTCCCGGCGCACCGATCTGGTCCGTGCGGGTGCTGAGCGACGCCGGGACAATCTCGGAGTCCAGCCTGATCTGCGCCTATGACTGGGTGACCCAGACGCGGACCGATAACAATGCGGACAACGACATCGCGGTCGCCAACGTGAGCATCGCCGGACCGGGTACCGACGACGGCGCCTGCGGCAGCCAGAGCGGGGACCCGATGCATGCGGCGATCTGCCGTTCGGTCGAGGCCGGGGTGACTTACGTGGTGGCGGCCGGCAACGGTGCGACCGATGTGGCCGGCGTCGTTCCTGCCGCCTACGACGAGGTACTGACGGCGACGGCGATCGGCGACTTCGACGGCAGGCCCGGCGGCGAGGCATCGCCGGTGTGCCTGGGCCAGGACGTGAGTGCCTACGCCAACGATGACAGGCCCGCGAGCTTCTCCAACTTCGCCACGCAGGGCGACGATCTGGAGCACACCGTCGCCGGACCGGGCGTCTGTGTTGAAACGACGGCCCGCGGCGGTGGTACAGCCTCCCCGCACGGCACCAGCTTTGCCTCCCCTGCGGTGGCCGGAACCGTGGCGCTCTGCCTGAACCAGGGCACCTGCACCGGATCCGTGGCGGACGTGGTGGACAGCTTCGTGGATGCGACCGAGAAGTACAACAACGACAACCCGGACCACGGCTACGAGGGAGACCCGCAGCGGCCGGGCTCGATCTACTACGGCCACCTCATCCGCGGTTCGCTGTTCTAA